From a region of the Nocardioides ginsengisegetis genome:
- a CDS encoding DEAD/DEAH box helicase, protein MLPEICDALERAGITTPFAIQEMTLSVALLGTDLIGQARTGTGKTLAFGIPVLQRSIAPHDPAYADMPQGKPQALIVAPTRELALQVSNDLHLASKDMGLRVLTVYGGVGYDTQLDTLKDGVDIVVGTPGRLIDLANRRALDLSHVHALVLDEADEMLDLGFLPDVQKLLSMTPETRQTMLFSATMPSAIVTLARTHMRHPMNIRAESSYDTTMVPATAQFIYQAHDLDKPEIIGRVLQAEDAGKVIVFTRTKRQSQRVADDLSERGFLASPLHGDMAQVAREKALAKFREDKIRVLVATDVAARGIDVAGVSHVINYTCPEDDKTYVHRIGRTGRAGATGTAITFVDWADLHRWKMINKTLDLPFDEPQETYSTSEHLFHDQGIPPGTKGRIVDAAPVERKPREDRGDRPERSSGDRPARNRNRSRTRSRSGEVVGEAGAAPEPKTEAKTEGGERTGASRNRRRRRSSGGIGGSGAPAADNA, encoded by the coding sequence GTGCTCCCCGAGATTTGCGACGCGCTCGAGCGCGCCGGCATCACCACCCCCTTCGCCATCCAGGAGATGACCCTCTCCGTCGCCCTGCTGGGCACCGACCTGATCGGCCAGGCCCGCACCGGCACCGGCAAGACCCTGGCCTTCGGCATCCCCGTCCTGCAGCGCAGCATCGCGCCGCACGACCCGGCGTACGCCGACATGCCGCAGGGCAAGCCGCAGGCGCTGATCGTGGCCCCGACCCGCGAGCTCGCGCTCCAGGTCTCCAACGACCTCCACCTCGCCAGCAAGGACATGGGCCTGCGCGTCCTCACCGTCTACGGCGGCGTCGGCTACGACACCCAGCTCGACACGCTCAAGGACGGCGTCGACATCGTCGTCGGCACGCCCGGCCGCCTGATCGACCTGGCCAACCGTCGCGCGCTGGACCTCTCCCACGTGCACGCGCTGGTCCTCGACGAGGCCGACGAGATGCTGGACCTCGGCTTCCTGCCCGACGTCCAGAAGCTGCTGTCGATGACCCCCGAGACCCGGCAGACGATGCTGTTCTCGGCCACGATGCCCTCCGCGATCGTCACGCTGGCCCGCACCCACATGCGGCACCCGATGAACATCCGCGCCGAGTCGTCGTACGACACCACGATGGTGCCGGCGACCGCGCAGTTCATCTACCAGGCCCACGACCTCGACAAGCCCGAGATCATCGGCCGCGTCCTGCAGGCCGAGGACGCCGGCAAGGTCATCGTCTTCACCCGCACCAAGCGCCAGTCGCAGCGGGTCGCCGACGACCTGTCCGAGCGCGGCTTCCTCGCCAGCCCGCTGCACGGGGACATGGCCCAGGTCGCCCGCGAGAAGGCCCTCGCGAAGTTCCGCGAGGACAAGATCCGCGTCCTGGTCGCCACCGACGTCGCCGCCCGCGGCATCGACGTCGCCGGCGTCTCGCACGTCATCAACTACACCTGCCCCGAGGACGACAAGACCTACGTCCACCGGATCGGCCGCACCGGCCGCGCCGGCGCGACGGGCACCGCGATCACCTTCGTCGACTGGGCGGACCTGCACCGCTGGAAGATGATCAACAAGACGCTCGACCTGCCGTTCGACGAGCCGCAGGAGACCTACTCGACCTCCGAGCACCTCTTCCACGACCAGGGCATCCCGCCGGGCACCAAGGGCCGCATCGTCGACGCCGCCCCGGTGGAGCGCAAGCCCCGCGAGGACCGTGGCGACCGCCCGGAGCGCTCCTCAGGCGACCGCCCCGCGCGCAACCGCAACCGCAGCCGGACCCGCTCGCGGTCCGGTGAGGTCGTCGGCGAGGCCGGCGCGGCCCCCGAGCCCAAGACCGAGGCCAAGACCGAGGGTGGCGAGCGCACCGGCGCCAGCCGCAACCGTCGTCGTCGTCGCTCCTCCGGCGGCATCGGCGGTTCGGGCGCTCCCGCCGCGGACAACGCCTGA